One window of the Sphingobacteriales bacterium genome contains the following:
- the mtaB gene encoding tRNA (N(6)-L-threonylcarbamoyladenosine(37)-C(2))-methylthiotransferase MtaB: MKRKRIAFKTLGCRLNQFETDSIVSRFHHADYQIVDFEEEADVYVVNTCTVTNHSDAKSRQAMNFVRRKNPDSILVLTGCMVNNYKSHPENFRDVTYFIDNEHKTSIFNLVDAHLNGEMLSPESFLPSKFDFLPAQKTLHTRSFIKIQDGCDNFCTFCIVPKVRGRAVSRPVRDVLENIRKVLDFGFKEIVLTGVNIGRYEAEGVNFEKLTEKILEIPGDFRVRISSIEPDGYGDYFYDLLRHPKLCPHLHLCLQSGSDRILLQMRRMYSLKEYLDVIDKIRKRIPDFNFTTDMMVGFPGESEEDFEQSIRVIKEVGFSHIHTFKYSVREGTRAARMENQIPEKVKTERSKIVRKLAEENKEKYYRSFRGKTQRVLVEKMVRGKVAKGYGEHFVPVEFYANTDETNIFRNVSIEKTEKGILKGKMIY, translated from the coding sequence ATGAAAAGAAAAAGAATAGCATTTAAAACCCTGGGTTGCCGGTTGAACCAGTTCGAAACCGATAGTATTGTTTCCCGGTTTCACCATGCTGATTATCAGATAGTGGATTTTGAAGAAGAGGCTGATGTCTATGTGGTGAATACCTGTACGGTTACCAATCATAGCGATGCCAAATCGAGGCAGGCAATGAATTTTGTCAGGAGGAAAAATCCGGATAGTATTCTGGTACTGACAGGCTGCATGGTAAACAACTACAAGAGTCATCCTGAAAATTTCAGGGATGTTACGTACTTCATTGATAATGAACATAAGACAAGCATTTTTAATCTGGTGGATGCTCATCTCAATGGTGAAATGCTTTCACCGGAAAGTTTTCTTCCGTCAAAGTTTGATTTTTTACCGGCACAAAAGACGCTTCATACCCGGAGTTTTATCAAAATCCAGGATGGATGTGATAACTTCTGTACCTTTTGCATTGTCCCCAAAGTCAGGGGGAGGGCAGTCAGCCGTCCTGTCAGGGATGTGCTTGAAAACATCCGGAAAGTGCTTGATTTTGGCTTCAAGGAAATTGTATTGACAGGGGTGAATATTGGCCGTTATGAGGCAGAGGGTGTGAATTTTGAAAAACTGACCGAAAAGATTCTTGAAATACCCGGAGATTTCAGGGTCAGGATTTCTTCAATTGAGCCTGACGGCTATGGTGATTATTTTTATGACTTGCTGCGTCATCCGAAACTTTGTCCTCACCTGCATCTTTGCCTTCAAAGCGGAAGCGATCGTATATTGTTGCAAATGAGGAGAATGTATTCCCTGAAGGAATATCTTGACGTGATTGATAAAATCAGAAAACGCATACCTGACTTTAATTTTACTACCGATATGATGGTGGGTTTCCCGGGTGAAAGCGAAGAAGATTTTGAACAAAGTATCCGTGTTATAAAAGAAGTGGGATTCAGCCACATACATACCTTTAAATATTCAGTCAGGGAAGGCACAAGGGCAGCCAGAATGGAAAATCAGATTCCTGAAAAGGTAAAGACGGAAAGAAGCAAGATTGTCAGAAAACTGGCAGAAGAGAATAAAGAAAAATATTACAGATCATTTAGAGGAAAAACTCAGCGTGTGCTTGTCGAAAAGATGGTCAGGGGTAAAGTTGCCAAAGGATATGGAGAACATTTTGTCCCGGTAGAATTTTACGCAAACACTGATGAAACCAATATCTTCAGAAATGTTTCAATTGAGAAAACAGAGAAAGGGATTCTGAAAGGAAAAATGATTTACTGA